A window of the Juglans microcarpa x Juglans regia isolate MS1-56 chromosome 5D, Jm3101_v1.0, whole genome shotgun sequence genome harbors these coding sequences:
- the LOC121264661 gene encoding 11 kDa late embryogenesis abundant protein, producing MQTGKNAAASAKEKAANVAASAKSGMEKAKASAQEKVEKMTAHDPVEKEMATEKEEAIKQQAELEKQEARMHNAANKQAERGGALGGGYATTGTEGVVESHPVGIDKGSGRTTAQNPRVEGTGPTYGTGGTYR from the exons atgCAGACAGGTAAGAACGCAGCGGCTTCCGCGAAGGAAAAGGCGGCCAACGTTGCGGCCTCCGCCAAATCTGGCATGGAGAAGGCCAAGGCCAGCGCTCAGGAGAAG GTAGAAAAGATGACAGCTCATGATCCAGTGGAGAAAGAAATGGCCACCGAAAAAGAAGAGGCGATAAAACAACAGGCTGAACTGGAGAAGCAGGAGGCACGTATGCACAACGCTGCAAACAAACAGGCGGAGAGGGGTGGAGCGCTTGGCGGAGGATATGCTACGACAGGGACTGAGGGTGTGGTGGAGTCGCACCCAGTTGGGATAGATAAGGGCAGCGGGAGGACCACAGCCCAAAATCCCCGTGTGGAAGGGACCGGCCCTACTTA